Proteins co-encoded in one Puntigrus tetrazona isolate hp1 chromosome 20, ASM1883169v1, whole genome shotgun sequence genomic window:
- the cbr4 gene encoding carbonyl reductase family member 4, whose protein sequence is MSRLAVVFGGSRGIGRAVSQLLAQRGHRVVVLSRNKEAAQVTAESLPGEKHLGLSCDVSKEDDVQRAFESISKTCGSVGYLVNAAGINRDALLLRSKSEDMLSVLHTNLLGSMLTCRGALRSMLSHGGAIVNIGSVVGVKGNPGQCVYSASKAGLEGFTRSLAKEVATRNIRVNLVAPGFIRTDMTAGMEKEDAVRRIPLGRFGEPAEVAQAVLFLLESPYITGQLLLVDGGLQLAL, encoded by the exons ATGTCCAGACTGGCTGTAGTGTTTGGGGGTTCACGTGGCATTGGGCGAGCAGTTTCTCAGCTGTTAGCACAGAGGGGTCATAGGGTTGTGGTGTTGTCTAGGAATAAGGAGGCTGCACAGGTTACAGCTGAATCTCTCCCTGGAg aaaaGCATTTGGGTCTAAGCTGTGACGTCTCTAAAGAAGATGACGTTCAGAGAGCATTTGAGAGCATCAGTAAGACCTGTGGCTCAGTGGGATACCTGGTTAACGCAGCTGGCATCAACAG agaTGCCTTGTTATTGAGGAGTAAATCTGAAGACATGCTGTCTGTTCTTCACACCAACCTGCTGGGCTCAATGCTGACGTGCAGAGGAGCTCTACGGAGCATGCTCAGTCACGGAGGAGCGATTGTCAACATAG GCTCCGTGGTGGGTGTGAAGGGTAACCCCGGGCAGTGTGTGTACAGTGCCAGTAAAGCCGGACTTGAAGGATTCACACGCTCACTGGCGAAAGAGGTTGCTACCCGGAATATACGAGTCAACTTGGTGGCTCCAG GATTCATTCGGACAGACATGACTGCAGGAATGGAGAAGGAAGACGCGGTCAGAAGAATTCCACTGGGCCGTTTTGGGGAACCTGCAGAGGTGGCCCAAGCGGTCCTTTTCCTCCTGGAGTCTCCTTATATCACAGGACAGCTTCTGCTCGTGGATGGAGGGCTACAGCTGGCACTGTGA